In the genome of Quercus robur chromosome 3, dhQueRobu3.1, whole genome shotgun sequence, one region contains:
- the LOC126717943 gene encoding uncharacterized protein LOC126717943: MKFLKLGSKPDSFQIDGDNIRSTCFFCSLDQPNATVRARVGNPKAWMIWYHKNQLIFEASTTIADQVWGTATSMVEDFKTANNSLATRKEKQPRVWRPPPEGFFLINVDGAIPAEDGHFGIGIVIWDWKSQIIAAVSMPLSGKFAVEETEALAMEKGAVLAMELGLENVILEGDSMQTVQAVKDKDCKGLAGNIISGIILEMSKFRMVEVRHISRNGNKIAHELAQQAKRGGELKSWTGTTPDIVADFLV; this comes from the exons ATGAAGTTCCTGAAACTTGGATCTAAGCCTGACTCTTTTCAGATTGATGGAGACAATATTAG GTCTACTTGCTTCTTTTGTAGCTTGGATCAGCCAAATGCCACAGTTCGTGCTAGAGTCGGAAATCCCAAAG CCTGGATGATCTGGTACCACAAAAACCAATTGATCTTTGAAGCTAGCACAACTATAGCAGATCAGGTGTGGGGGACAGCAACTAGTATGGTGGAAGATTTTAAGACTGCAAATAATTCCTTAGCAACAAGGAAAGAGAAGCAGCCTAGAGTTTGGAGGCCTCCACCGGAAggtttttttcttataaatgtgGATGGAGCAATCCCAGCTGAGGATGGTCATTTTGGAATTGGTATTGTCATTTGGGACTGGAAGAGTCAGATTATTGCAGCTGTTAGCATGCCTCTTTCCGGGAAATTTGCAGTGGAAGAAACAGAAGCACTAGCTATGGAAAAGGGTGCTGTCCTAGCTATGGAGCTGGGCTTGGAGAATGTCATTTTGGAAGGGGATTCTATGCAAACTGTCCAAGCAGTAAAAGACAAAGATTGTAAAGGTTTGGCTGGCAACATCATTTCTGGTATAATCCTTGAAATGTCCAAATTTAGGATGGTAGAAGTTAGACACATAAGTAGGAATGGAAACAAGATAGCCCATGAACTTGCTCAACAGGCTAAGAGAGGTGGAGAGTTGAAGAGCTGGACTGGTACAACACCAGATATTGTAGCTGATTTCTTGGTATAG